Proteins from a genomic interval of Qipengyuania sp. JC766:
- the plsX gene encoding phosphate acyltransferase PlsX, producing the protein MTLPRIAIDAMGGDEGVRVMIEGAALARRDHDRFEFLLVGDEVRIKRALENHPNLRAASEILHCEDVVGGDEKPSRALRRAKTTSMGLAINAVKEGRAGAAVSGGNTGALMAMSKLALRTMPGIDRPALAGLMPSLEDHDVVMLDLGANTEADARNLVQFAVMGAAYSRIVNGFEKPRVRLLNIGTEETKGTEDLRNAAMALQQAGNLSLQFDGFVESDKINRGTTDVVVTDGFSGNIALKAIEGAARFVTDLLKTAFTSSFRSKVGFLVSRPATELLRHHLDPNNHNGAVFLGLNGIIVKSHGSANAVGVSNAVKVTARLLEEDLTKRIAADLGEIEAQQLGLGAK; encoded by the coding sequence ATGACATTGCCGCGTATCGCCATCGACGCGATGGGCGGCGATGAAGGCGTGCGCGTCATGATCGAGGGTGCCGCCCTTGCGCGGCGCGACCACGACCGGTTCGAATTCCTGCTGGTGGGCGACGAGGTGCGCATCAAGCGCGCGCTCGAAAACCATCCCAACCTGCGCGCCGCGTCCGAGATCCTCCATTGCGAGGACGTGGTCGGCGGCGACGAGAAGCCGAGCCGCGCGCTGCGCCGGGCCAAGACCACCAGCATGGGCCTCGCTATCAACGCGGTGAAGGAAGGCCGTGCCGGCGCCGCGGTCAGCGGGGGCAACACCGGCGCGCTGATGGCGATGAGCAAGCTGGCGCTGCGCACCATGCCGGGCATCGACCGGCCCGCGCTGGCCGGCCTCATGCCCAGCCTCGAAGACCACGACGTGGTCATGCTGGACCTCGGCGCCAATACCGAAGCCGATGCGCGCAACCTGGTACAGTTCGCCGTCATGGGCGCCGCCTATTCGCGGATCGTCAACGGGTTCGAGAAGCCGCGCGTGCGCCTGCTCAACATCGGCACGGAAGAGACCAAGGGCACCGAGGACTTGCGCAATGCGGCCATGGCCCTGCAACAGGCGGGCAACCTGTCGCTGCAGTTCGACGGTTTCGTCGAAAGCGACAAGATCAATCGCGGCACGACCGACGTGGTGGTCACGGACGGCTTCTCCGGCAACATCGCCCTCAAGGCGATCGAGGGCGCGGCCCGCTTCGTGACCGACCTGCTGAAGACCGCCTTCACCAGTTCCTTCCGATCGAAGGTCGGTTTCCTCGTGTCGCGGCCCGCGACCGAGCTGCTGCGCCACCACCTCGATCCCAACAACCACAACGGCGCGGTCTTCCTCGGCCTCAACGGCATCATCGTGAAGAGCCACGGCAGCGCGAACGCGGTCGGCGTTTCCAACGCCGTCAAGGTGACTGCGCGCCTGCTGGAAGAAGACCTGACCAAGCGCATCGCCGCCGACCTGGGCGAGATCGAGGCCCAGCAACTGGGCCTGGGCGCCAAGTGA